In the Pseudomonas sp. ADAK2 genome, one interval contains:
- a CDS encoding efflux RND transporter periplasmic adaptor subunit, whose translation MPRFGSWVIGLTFVTCAVQAQTPAPDDPLLENNAAGGTAQASSEARGVLRARDQAVLASELPGRIVELPFSEGESFKKGDTLAKFDCSGFQAQLNAAQAASRGASEELSHNKQLAALNSVGRFEVARAEAKVSETQAQSQVYQVQVKRCSVLAPFDGQVVERKVQRYESVAAGAPLLDVVDNRTLEIHLLIPSRWMGKLKPGQTFSFVPDETGQPLDATVKRLGARIDEGSQTLLLVATLPNANGLLAGMSGTARFAELK comes from the coding sequence ATGCCGCGTTTTGGAAGCTGGGTTATCGGATTGACCTTTGTAACGTGCGCAGTACAGGCGCAAACGCCTGCGCCAGATGATCCGTTGCTGGAAAACAACGCGGCCGGTGGCACCGCGCAGGCCAGCAGTGAAGCCCGCGGCGTTTTGCGGGCGCGGGATCAGGCGGTGCTGGCCAGCGAGTTGCCGGGGCGGATTGTCGAGTTGCCGTTCAGCGAGGGCGAGTCGTTCAAGAAGGGCGATACCCTGGCGAAGTTTGATTGCTCGGGTTTTCAGGCCCAGCTCAACGCGGCGCAAGCCGCCAGCCGTGGGGCCAGTGAAGAGCTGTCGCACAACAAGCAATTGGCCGCATTGAATTCGGTCGGGCGTTTTGAAGTGGCGCGGGCCGAGGCCAAGGTCAGCGAGACTCAGGCGCAATCCCAGGTTTATCAGGTGCAGGTCAAACGCTGCAGTGTGCTCGCACCGTTCGATGGCCAGGTCGTCGAGCGCAAGGTCCAGCGTTATGAAAGCGTGGCGGCCGGCGCGCCGTTGCTGGATGTGGTCGATAACCGCACCCTGGAAATCCATCTACTGATTCCGTCGCGCTGGATGGGCAAGCTCAAGCCCGGCCAGACCTTCAGTTTTGTCCCCGATGAAACCGGCCAGCCGCTGGATGCCACGGTCAAGCGCCTGGGCGCGCGGATCGATGAAGGCAGCCAGACCTTGTTGCTGGTGGCGACGCTGCCCAACGCTAACGGCTTGTTGGCCGGCATGAGTGGAACGGCGCGCTTCGCGGAGCTCAAGTGA